The region GGTGAGATCCTGAACAGAATGGCAGGAGAAGACCCAACTTATGTAATTGAGCACTCTAAAGAACTGAAACAGGTAATTGTTCACGGCCAGGGAGAATTTCATTTAAACACACTCAAGAAACAAATTGAGAGTATTGACAAACTGGAGATTGATTTTATAAATCCTAAAATCCCTTACCGCGAAACGATCACAAAATATGCGCAAGCAGATTATCGACACAAAAAACAATCTGGCGGGGCAGGACAATTTGGTGAAGTTTACATTATTATTGAGCCTTTTAAAGAAGGCATGGGTGACCCCAAAAGCTATAAAGTCAACGGCAAAGACATTACCGTAACGAACCGTGGTACAGATGAACATGAATTACCATGGGGTGGAAAACTGGTTTTTGTAAACAGTATTGTAGGTGGAGCTATTGATGCTAAATTCTTACCTGCCATTTTGAAAGGTATTATGGAAAAAATGGAGGAAGGGCCGCTTACTGGGTCTTATGCACGCGACATTAGAGTAATTGTATATGATGGTAAAATGCACCCGGTTGATTCAAACGAGATCTCATTTAAGATTGCCGGTATGCAAGCCTTCCGTACAGCCTTTAAACAAGCTGCACCAAAAATTCTTGAGCCTATTTACAAAGTAGAGGTAATGGTACCTTCTGATTTTATGGGTGATGTAATGAGTGACCTGCAGGGTCGTCGTGCCATGATTGAAGGCATGAACAGCGAGGGTGGATATGAGAAAATCACGGCTAAAGTACCTTTAGCGGAGATGAACAAATATTCTACATCGTTGAGTTCATTAACTTCAGGGCAGGCTATGTACACAATGAAGTTTGACGAGTATATGGCAGTTCCTGGAGACATTCAGGATAAACTACTAAAAGAATACGAAGCTGCCCAGGCAGAAGAGGAATAAAACATAACTCAAACTGAAATGAAAAAAGAGGATGTCTTACCGATATCCTCTTTTTTTGTAGGTTAATTATGTAGATTTCTTTTAATTTCCGGCGGTCTTGGAACTAAAAACATGAAAGAAACCTTTCTTTTCAAAGGTTCTTCCATCATAACCTTTAGCCTTAATTACATAATAGTAAACGCCTGCACCAACATAACTTCCGTTATACTTACCATCCCATGCATCCTGCTCAGTCCATTCCGATCCGCTAAAATGATATACACGTAAACCATAGCGGTTGTATATAAACACTTCAAAATTTTGAATGGAAGTAGATGTCATATCTGTTGGTGCATCAAGCTCTTCATAGTCCCAGCTTTCAATGTTTTTAAAGTAAAAAATATCGTTTTTCCCATCGTTATTGGGTGTAATTACATTGGGTAATTCTCCGATAAAGGAGTTATAAATGGTAATGTAGAGTCTTTTACGGATAGAATCGACACATGTGCGTTCCTCGTTATTTTGGATAAAAACACGGCCTTCGGCCTTCAGCTTTACATCGTAATAACCGGGATATTTGTAATTTATGGAGTCAAGGGGTTCATAAAAAGTTGAGGTTCGGAGAATACGATCTGCACCATCCTCCACCCTGTTTGAATCATTATAAAATGTCCATTCATAAAGTTCGGCATTGATAGAATTGTTCACGAACCCTAATTTAACTGGAGCCTCAAACTGAAGTGTATCGGGGCTAAAACCTTCAATATCCCGTGAAGCATCAAAGTCAGCATCCACAGCGATAGCTTCATACACAACAGAATCAGCTTTGGTATGTCCTAAACTATCGGTAACTGTTACTTTAAAAAGATAGTTTTCGTAATCTATTGGCGGAGTTGAGAAGTATGGATTAGGTTCCACTGTCCCAAAATCAAGCGAGTCGAGAAGTGTCCATTGCTGAGTTTGCTCATCTAAATAGTAATCTTCCCACTCCCAATTAAGTCCGTTGGCAATAGCATAATTATTTTCCAGAGAATCGGGATGAAAGTATAGATAAGATATACCTCCGTTAATGCCCTGTATAAAAAGTTCATCGCATGACTCTTCGTAATAAGGCTCTACAATTAAATTATTGAAATAAGCCCATCGGGTAATGGTCGTATCTTTTGTAGTGCCTGTAAACTTCACCTGATAGCCGGGATAACCCGCCTGTTCTGTAGTTTTCAGCGTCAATTCAGTGGTATCTGAAGCTTCAATTATAAGCTCTTTTTCAATGGCTGTTTCGTCTGCATTTCGTCTGATTTTATACCACTGTATAAGTCCTGATCCGGCATAAGGATAATTTGCAGTCATTTCAAGCGTGTCGCTAAATCCTGTTGGACTGGGTCCAAACACAACATAAATACTATCAGAACCTTCAGTGCGCTCATATTCGACTGGCAAAATGGTATCGGCATTACTTACAATTTGCGCAGAAACATTTAATGATACCACAAGGGCAAAAAATATTATTAAAAACCTATGCATTATGGGTGTTTTTCCAAATCAATAATGTTAACGAATAAATACCCCAAAAAGTACCTAAAAAGCCGGTGAACTTTCAAAGTTCACCGGATATATTCATCGTTTTTTTTGTTGCTGCTGCTTAGCCATTTGTTCCATTCGTTGTTGAAACTTGGACTTTTTAACTGGCTTTTTCTTATTTATGTTGATTTGGGCCCGAATAGCCTTATCATCAATCATTTGCCTAAAGGCCCAGGTTTGAAGAATGGTAATCAGCAACGATACAAAGTAGTAATAACTTAACGCAGATGCATAGTTATTGAAGAAAAACAGCATGAATAATGGCATAATATACATCATTGTTTTCATGCCGGGCATTCCTGTACTTTGTGGGTTATTTTTATTATTCATGTTGATGTAGATAAAGTTCACGATGGTCATCAACAACACGAACAAACTCACATGGTCGCCATACCATGGAATTTCAAATGGCAATTGCACAATGGAATCATATGAACTCAGGTCATCTGCCCACAAGAAGCTTTGCTGACGGAGCTCTATTGATGCCGGGAAGAAACGGAATAGCGCAATTAAAAACGGTAATTGCAATAGCATCGGCAAGCAACCTCCCATAGGACTGGCACCTGCTTTCTTGTAGAGGCTCATGGTTGCTTGCTGCTTTTTCATGGCATCCTCTTTCTTGGGAAATTTCTTATTGATTTCATCAATTTCCGGCTTCAGTACGCGCATTTTTGCTGTTGACCTGTATGAACGGTAAGTTAGCGGGAACAAACCGGTTTTAATGATCAGTGTAAGAATCAGAATTATGATACCATAGTTAGAAATATATTTCCCTAGCCATTCAAAGAGGTTGATTACAATGAGTTTATTCACCCATCCGAAAATACCCCAACCCAGTGGAAGTAGTTCTTCAAACTCTTTTTCGTGCGATTTAAGGCGTTCATATTTATTGGGTCCGAAATAGAAATCAAAACTATAATCGCTTTCGCGCTGAGCCATATAAGGCATATAAGCTTCGCAAGAAACATATTTCACAAATTGCTGGTCGGCGGTCATTTGCGTTTCAATAAACAGATCGGTAAATGGCCTTTCAGGAATTAAAATTGAGCTGAAAAATTGCTGTTTAAAGGCGACCCATTCAATTTGTTCATTAAGCTTTTCTTCATCATCACCAGTCTCTGATAGGTAGTCTACATCCCCTCCTTTGTAGCGGTAATAAACAGATGAGTTACGCTCTTCCCATTCATAACCTTTTTCGACACTTGGCATGTAGATGGCCCAATCGAAGGAGAGGTAATCGTTTTTAATTATATCGCCCAAATTATGCAAATCCACATCGAATTCCACCATATAATCGTCATGATGCAGGGTATATTTGTAGTCTACATAACGATCTTCGCCGGCACTAAGCCTCATAACCAATTGTTGGCCGCTGTCGGTTCGGGTTTGCTTGTAAGCTTCAAAGTATAGTTGTTGCGTTATAATGGGTACCTGTGCATCATTTGTAACCCAATTAAACCCAAATTTTGTTGAGTCGCCACTGAACAATTTTAATGGCAACGAATCATAGGTTTGAAATTCTTTAAGTCTGACATAATAGGGCCGACCTCCAAGAGAATGAATTTCAATCTCAACTTTTTCGTTCTCGAGTGTAAAAGTTTTATTCTCACCTTTTGCTGAGACACCGAAAACACCATATTTTTTCATTAATTTGGTATCGGCAGAATCCTGGTTAAGTGTTGAATTCTGTTCAGGAGTGAATGTTGGCTCGGCTTTTTTCTCTGTGCTTCTTTCGATATCCTGCTCTTTTTGCTGCATCTCTTTCTGCTGCTCAACCTGTGCCAGAGAATCGCGTCTTCTGCGTTCAGCCTGAATTTCCTCTTCGCTGGGGCTGGCAAAATAGCTCCATGCGATCAAAACCGCCCCAATAAGTAGTATTCCAATAATCGAATTTCTGTCCATTTCTTATTTATGATTTATTTTTCAACATGATTTACAGCTGCTGCCACAAAACCTACAAATATAGGGTGCGGATTGACAACTGTACTTTTATATTCCGGATGAAATTGAACCCCAACATACCATTCATGTTCAGGAATCTCAACTATTTCAACTAAATCTGTATCTTCATTAATACCCGTAGCAATCATACCTGCCTGCTCAAAGTCTTTGAGGTATTTATTATTAAATTCATATCTATGTCTGTGTCGTTCCCAGGTATTTTTACTATTGTAGGCATTTGCAGCCTTTGAACCTTCTTTCAACTGACAGGGATAGGCTCCCAGGCGCATGGTGCCTCCCATATCGAGTATATTTTTCTGATCTTCCATTAGCGCAATCACTGGGTATTCTGTTTTTCGATCCATTTCGGTAGAGTGTGCTCCTTTGAAATTAAGTACATTTCTGGCAAATTCTATTACTGCACATTGCATTCCAAGACACACCCCCAGGAACGGAATATTATTTTCCCTGGCATACCGGGCAGCGAGCAATTTACCATCAATACCGCGATGTCCAAAACCCGGTGCAATAAGTATACCAGCACAGTCTTTAAATTTTGCTTTCATGTTATTTGAGTCCAACTCCTCAGAATGCACCCAACAAATATTAACTTTTACGTTATTTACAGCTCCTGCGTGTACGAATGATTCTGAAATGGATTTATATGCATCGGGCAATTCTACATATTTTCCAACAAGTGCTATTTTTATATCTTTTTCAGGGTTATGCAGTCGGTGCAGGAATTCTTTCCAGGGTTTCAATTCTGGTTCTTCCAGCGGGTCCAGTTCCAATTTTTGCAGTGCAATGCGGTCCAGTCCCTCTTCCTGCATTTTTAGCGGCACTTCATAAATTGTTTTAACGTCAATAGATTCTATTACGGCATCAATATCTACGTTACAAAACAAGGCGACTTTTTGTCGCACATCTTCATTCAGGCTATGTTCAGAGCGTAATACAACAACATCTGGCTGCACTCCTGCCTCGAGCAACATTTTTACTGAGTGCTGTGTGGGTTTTGTCTTGAGTTCGCGGCTGGCCGCAAGGTAAGGCACCAAGGTTAAATGTATAACCATACTTCGCCTGCCCAACTCCCATTTTAGCTGCCGCACGGCTTCAATATATGGCAGTGACTCTATGTCGCCTACGGTACCTCCTATTTCTGTAATTACGACATCATATTTATCCCGGTTCCCCAGCAATTTTATACGTCTTTTAATTTCATCGGTTATGTGGGGAATAACCTGAACTGTTTTACCCAAAAAATCGCCACGTCGTTCTTTATCAATTACCGATTGGTAAATGCGGCCAGTGGTAACATTATTAGCCTGTGATGTAGCAGCACTTAAAAATCTTTCGTAATGCCCTAAATCAAGGTCTGTTTCGGCTCCATCGTCGGTTACAAAGCACTCTCCATGCTCATAAGGGTTTAAGGTTCCGGGATCCACATTCAGATAAGGATCAAGTTTTTGAATTGTCACTTTGTATCCCCGGGATTGCAGTAGTTTAGCCAAAGAAGCTGAAATTATGCCTTTTCCCAAAGATGAAGTAACACCACCTGTAACGAAAATATAACGTGTATTTGCCACAATATTGAGTTTTATCTAAAATTTAAATGTCATTCCAAAGCTAGGTAGAATTGGTAACTGATATATTACCTCATTTGCCAATCGATTTACATAAAAAACATTATTCCTGTCATAAACATTAGTCAAGCTGGCTACTAGCTCTATCTCAGCATCACCTTTCAGGTAGAACTTACGCTTGACATTGAGATCTAATCTGTGATATGCCGTAAGTCGCCGTTCATTGACACCTCCATAAATGGTTCCAATATCTCCGGTTGTATTTGAATAGTCATCATTCATTGAATTAAGCGATAAACTTTCATAATAAGCAACCGAGGATGTAAATGGCAATCCGCTACCATAATTCCAACGCATACTAACAACCCAATTAAGTCTTGCTCCAAAAGTATAAGAGGTGAGTACATTTACGCTCAGTCTTCTGTCGAAGTGTGGAGGGTATTCAATTAGCTGGGCTTCCTGGGTGAGGTCGTCATAAAAATAACCAGTACGATTTACATATCCCCACGATCCAACAGTCCACACATACCAGCGTTTATAATCATATTTCAATGACAAGTCAAACCCATATGCATCACCCTGTTCAAACATATAACTGGTTTTAAGTATATCGGGAATATCATTAAAAGCGGTATTCTCACCAAACCTTTTGTTGGGGTTTATATTTATCAAGGGGTTCATATACTTGTAATACGACTCAAAATTAACGGTAATTCGGTTATTTACGTCATATTCAACACCACCCACAATATGTTTGGCTTTTTGAAGTTTAGTTTCGACTTCTTCACCCCTGAACGAAGCAGGTAAACTTTCGGGGGAGCTTAGAAACCCGTAAAACAAATCTACTACACTCCTCTGTGAATTGGCTGCAATAAGGTTTTGGCTGTAGAAGCCACCAGAGGCTTTTAAACGCAAATTATCGGATATTTTGTATTTCATGCCAAGCCGGGGTTCTAATGATGGCTCGCCCAAAGATGCATAATAAATCAGACGCACACCAGGCTCTACAATAAGGTCTCCCCATTGCCCTTTGAACTGCAAAAAGGTACTGTATTCTGCTGTATTTTGCTGGTGATTTACATTAAAGCCGTAGGCATTATAGAATGTATAATCTGTGGCATAACTTGAAAAATCGAACCCAAATGAAATCTCGTTTTTGCCGATAAATGATTTCACACCAAGACCAAAACCAAAATCACGAATGCTACTCGTGCTTGGCTGAATTTCACTGGTCTCCATACTGATCTCATAATCGGAGAAGTTTACATGAAAATCAATAATGCTATTTGATTGTGAAGGTACAACAACGGCAGTTGCGCCACCTCCACCATTGCTCCATTCCAAATCGGTGGTTCCCTGGTAATTTACGCGGTCAGTAAAATTAAATCCAAAGACATTAAATTTATTACCACTCTCTCCTGTCAGTGAAACCTTACCATACACATCGGTAAAATTAAATGGCAAACCGTCTTCATCGACGTACTCATAAAGTTCTTTGGATGTTTGTTCCAGGTATGAGTGTTTTACAGAGAGCGCATATGTAAGCGAACTGGGACTTTCTTCTGTAAATTTTTTGAGTGGCCCTTCCAGCAAAACCCTGGAAGCAAAAGTATTGGTACTTACTTTACCGGAAAACTTCTTTTTATTCCCCTGCCTTGTGCGCAAATCCATTATAGAACTAATTCTACCACCATATTCTGCATTAAAGCCTCCGGTATAGATGTCTGCATTTAATAATAGATCTGTATCGAAAACAGAAAACATACCAATTGAGTGAAATGGGTTATAAATGGTCATACCATCGAGCAGGACTTTATTGTGTATGGGTGCTCCACCTCTAATATAGAGCTGCCCGCCCTGATCACCGGTGAAAACAACTCCGGGAACAACCTGAATATACTGTGCAATATCGACTTCAGCACCAACAGAAGGTAATTTTTCAATCTGCCGGGGCGAAATTTTTACGACTGCAGTATGCACCTGATTTTTCATTTCTTCTTTTTCGGCACTCACTACAATGTCCTGTATTGTAATTGATGCCGGTTGTAAATACAAATTTTTTGTTAAAGGCTTACCCGGAGTAATATCAATATCCACAACCAATGTATCATATCCCAGGTAAGTAACCATAAGCTCGTAGGTACCAGCCGGAACTTTCGATATTGCATAGAAGCCATTTATATCGGTAGCAGCTCCAAAAGTGGTCCCTTTTAAAATTACATTCGTAAACAGCGCCGGTTCTCCTGTTTCTTTATCATAAATAAAGCCTTTCACACTTCCGGTTTGTGCAAAAGCACCTGTAACACAGAAAAGAGTAACAATCAAAAAAATCTTCTTCATCATAAACGGGTATTTTAACAGCTAGTTCAGCATTACACTGAAAACCAACTGCAAGAGAATTTATTATATCTTAAACGAGCCACAAATTAAACGGGTAGTATTGTTTTAATCGTCCAGCTCGTCAAGAATATCTAATTTTTTTCGCAGCAAAGATATACGTTTTTTAGCTCGTTCTATTTTTTCCTGGATTTCATCTACAAGTGCATTTGATGATTTGGAATCGTTAAAGAATCCAATATTATTTTCATAGAGCGTAATTTCGTTTTCCAGGTCCTTAATTTTATTGATAATTTTATTACGTTCTGGTGTAATCTTTTTCTTCAAACGAGCATTATCAAGCCAATTTTCAATTTTGTTTCTAAAGTTCATAAGATTTCGCTTCTCATCTTCAATTTTCATGCTATCGAAATGCTTATTGATAGCCTGGCGAAACTCTTTTTGCACTTCATCTTTTTTATCGAAAGGCACAAACCCGATTTCAGACCACTCTTTTTGGAAATCGCTTAACGTTTTCAGATCTGCTTCATCGTCGCCGGATAGTTCAAATTGTTTTACTTTTTCAATTAGCTGATTTTTCGCATCAAGATTGTCATCTTGTCTTTTATCAATATTGGAAAAGAAATCTTTTTTCGCTTCAAAGAAGTGGTCGCATGCTGCTCTGAAGCGTTTCCACAATGCTTCTGAGTTTTTGCGTGGCACGGGCCCTGTTTGTTTCCAAATTTTTTGTAATTGTATAAATTCACCTGTAGTCTTTTTCCAGTCTGTACTATCTTTCATTGCCTCTGCCTGCAAACACAATTCGGTTTTCTTCTCCAGGTTTTCCTGTTCTTCGGCGTGTTTTTGCGCAAAATAAGCGCGTTTGGCATCGAAAAACTTATCGCATGCTGTTTTAAAGCGTTGATATATTTCGTTATTGTATTTTTTGGGTGCAAAACCTATGGTTTTCCAGAGTTTTTGAATTTCAATAATCTCCTTGCTTTTTTCTTCCCATTTTTTAGGTTTTACAAGGTTGAGTTTATTGATTTCTTCTACTTTCTTACAAAGCGCCTCTTTAGACTTAAGGTTTTTCTGCTGGTCTTTTTTTAGTCCTTCGAAAAACTCCTGATGGTGCTTGTTAATTTTTACTGTAGCTTCTTTAAAACGCTCCCAAATCTCTTCTTTTTTCTCGCGCGGCACAGGTCCGATTTCCCTCCATTGCTGATGATACTCCTGCAGTATTTTAAAAGCCTTAACTACGCTATCTTCGAGAAGCAATTGTTCTGCTTTCTCACACAATTCAACCTTGGCATCAAGGTTTTTACGTAAATCGAGATCTCTGAGCTCTTTATTAATTTTAACATAGTCGTAAAACTGCTCAACCGCAAAATGGTATTTTTCCCATATACCTTTCACCTCACTCTGAGGTACTTTTCCAATTTCGCGCCATCTGTCCTGCAACGCCCTAAACTCCTGAAAGGTTTTATTTAAGGATTCTTCTTTATTGATAAGATTTTTTATGCTCTCAATAACTTCGAACCGTGCAGCAAGGTTATCTTCCTTATCTTTTTCAATTTTATCGAGGTAAGCAGCTCTTTTGTCTTTATAAAGCTGCATCAAATTATTAAAATTATCATTTACCGTATCCGGAGCAGGTTGAAAATCCTTTTCAGTGCCACCTTCTGCAACAAATTCCTCTTTTTGTTTTGCAAGATCCCTTTGGTGTTTTTTGTAAAACTGGCTTTTAATTGCCTCAACACGTTTTCGTATTTTTTGTATTTCAAACTCATTGAGCAACCGCTCTAGCTCTGAAGTCAATTGGTCTTTACTCAATGCTCCATAATCGGAATAATCTCCCTCATCCTCATCTTCATAAGGACTCTGCGCAGGGGGAAGAAGCTCGTCCTGTTCGGAAAAAGATCCTGCAACCTGTTCTTCTTTCGTGTCAGTAGTTTCTTCTTGTTTTTCCTGTTTTTCCTCTTTATCAGCATCTACTGATGACTCGTTACCGGAAACAGATTTGGTTTCCTGTGAAACCTCTTCTTCAGATGTTTCTTTTTTAACCTCCTTGTCTTCTGAATCTTTAACTTGGTCTGTGGCTGGAGATTGCGCTTCATCAGAACTGGATTTCTCTGATCCTTCAACTGGTGAAGATGGTGAATCGGTCAAATTTTCATCAGATCCCTGTTTTTCAGGCTCTGATGCATGAGAATTATCATTCTCAGGCGTCTGCGGCTTTTCGTTGAATTCATTCGTATTCATACTACGGCGGTATTTTGCTCTGTTTTATTCAAAAACTGTTACTTTAAACCTTACGAAAATAGATATTTCATCGAAATTCCTCAAAAATATCATGAACTGTTTTCATTTTTTTAAGCATCAAATAAAAATTAGTCAGGGAATTACATAGAAATAACTTACTTAAAACTCCCTCAGGCCATATTTAAAAAGCAAAACAGCGCCTCAATGAAACACATTGTAACCAATGAATTTACCCTCTTGCTATTTTTTGCTAATTTTACCCCAAAAAAATGCGCATTGATATACTTGCAGTAATTCCGGAGATGCTTGAAGGTCCGCTCAATAATTCCATTATAAAAAAAGCGCAGGAAAGTGGCACAGCCACCATTAAAATACACAGTTTAAGGAATTACTCAGACAATAAACACAACCGGATTGACGATTACGCCTATAGTGCCGGTGCCGGGATGGTTTTGCGTGTAGAACCGGTTTACAAAGCCATATCGGATCTTAAGTCACAGAGGACATATGATGAAATTATTTACACCTCACCAGACGGTGAAGTGTTTAACCAGCAACAGGCAAACCAGCTTTCCACTTACGACAACATCATTATTTTGTGCGGCCATTATAAAGGGATTGACCAGAGAATAAGAGACCATTTAATTACAAAAGAAATTTCTATAGGTGACTACGTGCTTACCGGCGGAGAACTGGCCGCAGCAATAATTACTGATAGCGTAATAAGATTATTGCCTGGCGCAATGGGCGATGAAACATCGGCACTTACCGATTCCTTTCAGGATGGACTTTTGGCTCCTCCTGTTTACACGCGGCCTGCAGACTTTAATGGGTGGAAAGTACCAGATGTATTACTTTCAGGAAATGATGCAGCTGTTGAAGAATGGAAAATGCAGCAGGCACTTGAACGCACAAAAAAACTAAGACCCGACCTGTTAGACGATTTGGATCAAAATAATTAAACAATTTCTTTATGACTTTACTAAAACCCGTTTTACTACTTGCTCTGTTATTCACAATTTCACTCACACCTGCACAGGACAAATCATATGCTACCAAAATCATTAACCGTCTGGCTTCAGAAGTTTTTGATGGACGTGGTTATGTAAACAATGGCGACATTAAAGCAGCCCGTTATATTGCGTCTGAGTTTAAAAATACAGGTGCCCTACCCATCGGAAAAAGCTATTTACATCCATTTAAAATCTCCATTAATACTTTTCCCGATACAGTTTCGGTAAAAGTTGATGGTAAAAACCTAAAAACAGCAAAAGATTTCATGGTTGGAGGAGGTTCAAAGAAAACCAATGGTACTTATGAACTTGTAAATATTGACACTGCGGAGTTAGATAATTGGGAGGATATAAATCAGTATATAAACAACAAAGTTGTTGTATTGCCCGCAGCAGCAGAAAAAGATAAACGCACCTATAAACTAAATGCAGCAGGATATATTTTCACGCACAAAAAGAACCTGTATTGGCGATTAAGCGATGCTGTAGAGGTAAAACCATACTTTTATCTCCATACTTACGATTCACTCATAAATGATTCGAAAGTCATAAGTGTAAACGTCAACAACACTTTTTACGAGAATTACCGTACTGCAAACGTTATGGCAATGATAGAAGGCAGTGCAAAACCTGATTCTTTCTATGTTTTCACGGCTCATTATGATCATCTTGGGCGCATGGGCAGTGAAGTATTTTTCCCCGGGGCAAACGATAATGCAAGTGGCACAGCCATGTTACTCGATATGGCACGCCATTACAGTAAACCAATGAATAAACCAGAGTATTCAATGATTTTCATGGCTTTTGCAGCCGAAGAATGTGGTTTATTTGGATCTGAATATGCTGCGAACAATTCACCTGTTGCGCTAGACAAAATTAAGTTTCTATTTAATCTTGATATGGTTGGCTCCGGTAGCGGCGGTATAGGTATGGTAAATGCTAAAGTAGAACCAAAAGCAGATAGCCTAATCAATGCGATAAACGACGAAAAAAAATACTTTTCGGATATAAGATCAGGAGGAGCGCGCTGTGTGAGCGATCACTGTGCCTTTGCACGAAAAAATGTTCCGGCAATTTTCATTTTCACAAGAGGTAAAGAATATATGCACTACCACACCCTATCGGATAGTGGGCCTGTACCACTTACAAAATGGGATGAATTATTTAACCTACTGAGTGATTTTATGCGTTTGTATTAATTATGGGTCATTTAAAAATAATTGACAAAGCAGCCAAATACGTAAAACACAAACTCTTTGATTTCGAAGAGGGTGGGCACGACTGGTTGCACA is a window of Salinivirga cyanobacteriivorans DNA encoding:
- a CDS encoding DUF349 domain-containing protein, which translates into the protein MNTNEFNEKPQTPENDNSHASEPEKQGSDENLTDSPSSPVEGSEKSSSDEAQSPATDQVKDSEDKEVKKETSEEEVSQETKSVSGNESSVDADKEEKQEKQEETTDTKEEQVAGSFSEQDELLPPAQSPYEDEDEGDYSDYGALSKDQLTSELERLLNEFEIQKIRKRVEAIKSQFYKKHQRDLAKQKEEFVAEGGTEKDFQPAPDTVNDNFNNLMQLYKDKRAAYLDKIEKDKEDNLAARFEVIESIKNLINKEESLNKTFQEFRALQDRWREIGKVPQSEVKGIWEKYHFAVEQFYDYVKINKELRDLDLRKNLDAKVELCEKAEQLLLEDSVVKAFKILQEYHQQWREIGPVPREKKEEIWERFKEATVKINKHHQEFFEGLKKDQQKNLKSKEALCKKVEEINKLNLVKPKKWEEKSKEIIEIQKLWKTIGFAPKKYNNEIYQRFKTACDKFFDAKRAYFAQKHAEEQENLEKKTELCLQAEAMKDSTDWKKTTGEFIQLQKIWKQTGPVPRKNSEALWKRFRAACDHFFEAKKDFFSNIDKRQDDNLDAKNQLIEKVKQFELSGDDEADLKTLSDFQKEWSEIGFVPFDKKDEVQKEFRQAINKHFDSMKIEDEKRNLMNFRNKIENWLDNARLKKKITPERNKIINKIKDLENEITLYENNIGFFNDSKSSNALVDEIQEKIERAKKRISLLRKKLDILDELDD
- the trmD gene encoding tRNA (guanosine(37)-N1)-methyltransferase TrmD produces the protein MRIDILAVIPEMLEGPLNNSIIKKAQESGTATIKIHSLRNYSDNKHNRIDDYAYSAGAGMVLRVEPVYKAISDLKSQRTYDEIIYTSPDGEVFNQQQANQLSTYDNIIILCGHYKGIDQRIRDHLITKEISIGDYVLTGGELAAAIITDSVIRLLPGAMGDETSALTDSFQDGLLAPPVYTRPADFNGWKVPDVLLSGNDAAVEEWKMQQALERTKKLRPDLLDDLDQNN
- a CDS encoding M28 family metallopeptidase — encoded protein: MTLLKPVLLLALLFTISLTPAQDKSYATKIINRLASEVFDGRGYVNNGDIKAARYIASEFKNTGALPIGKSYLHPFKISINTFPDTVSVKVDGKNLKTAKDFMVGGGSKKTNGTYELVNIDTAELDNWEDINQYINNKVVVLPAAAEKDKRTYKLNAAGYIFTHKKNLYWRLSDAVEVKPYFYLHTYDSLINDSKVISVNVNNTFYENYRTANVMAMIEGSAKPDSFYVFTAHYDHLGRMGSEVFFPGANDNASGTAMLLDMARHYSKPMNKPEYSMIFMAFAAEECGLFGSEYAANNSPVALDKIKFLFNLDMVGSGSGGIGMVNAKVEPKADSLINAINDEKKYFSDIRSGGARCVSDHCAFARKNVPAIFIFTRGKEYMHYHTLSDSGPVPLTKWDELFNLLSDFMRLY